The Trichoderma asperellum chromosome 6, complete sequence region ACGGGAGACCGCGATGTAATGTGTATACATACCTTGCGATGACCATGATGGGCTGCTCTTTACCGGTTTCGCGGTATGCTTTGGCAAAGGCTTCGAGGATGTGGATGATGCGAGGAGACATGGGGTGCTGCTTTGGCGGTTAACAGCGCTTTCTcgatttccttttcttgccGTGTTTGATTTGATAACAGCTGAGGAATAACATGATGTCTGCATACCTCTAGAGCGGGATCTTCGCAAGTTGGGCGAAGAGATGCATCCAAGTGTGCCGCGATTTCTATTTCAAAACGTTGTTAGCTTCTCCCATGACTTATGAGAAGCTTTTTCACATGAGTTGTGAAGCCTCGGCTGATCCAAACACAGCTCCAACTCACCATTATAATAGGGGCTGACGAAGAGACATCCGCTCTGACTCGCCGCAATGCCCTGCTCCAGCGAAAAGACGCTCGTGGCCAGCGTCCGGATGCCCTCTGCGTTAAGGACGcgcgcggcggcggcagcagccccTGAGAAGGGCAGCTTGATGGCGAAGCGGTCGCGCGAGACGCCGGCGTTGGCGTAGAGGCTGGCGAGGGTGCGGGCGTGGgcgatggtggcggcggaggaggagatgtGGCGGAGGGACGTCTGGATGAGGACGCGGCCAGAGAGGAAGGGGACGTTGCGGGCTGTGAGATCGACGgccttgatgatgacgatgaaggcgTAAGTTGGCTGGACTTTTTGCATGAGGGACTGAGAAACGGgaggggttttttttttcatacgGCTTGGTCGTAGACTCGCTCCCAGCCTTGAGAGCCGTATTGGCGAACGAGGTCTTTTAGAAGAGCTTGGTCGGCAAGAAGTGCATTTGTGATGATGGCCTGGTTGgaggtttcttttttacatTTAAAGCGAAGATGACGGAGGGCTGTTAgctcctttgtttttttctcctagGATTCCAAGATGGGAGCGCGAGACGTACGGTTGTGAGGTGTAAAGGGGATGCTCTTGATGAGTGCCGTGTCGGCATCGTCGACGTCGACGTTGCAGAGGTCTTCGAGGCGATGAAGCATGGTGCGAGCCATGATTATGTTCTGTGTGCTAgacgtgtgtgtgtgtgtgtgtgtgtgtgtttatAACGACGTTTGTGAGTGTTTTTGGGGTTTATTAGAATGACTTCTATACCGTGGATGAGGAGCGTGGCTGAATGGAGATGTAATCGCAGCGGCTGGACAGAAGAGCAAATGCCTTATATATATGCTCATTTGTTATGCATCTACTGACTAGAATCGTTTTAATACGAATCCTCTACTCTGGAATCTACATCGTGAACTCACTCACTCCGACTTCGCCGCGCCTCGATTTCCTTTACAGAATCCATTTGATTATCCACCGCCCGGTTAAACCTGAAAATCCACTTTAGCAAATACCTCTTGCTGTCGTCACGCTCTATACTAGTTCTCCCCCCCGCCTTCGGCTCGCCTGCCGCATCTGTGCTTGTAGTAACCACAAAGACATTAggaaataaattaaaatcgTAAAAAGACTGGATACGACTTGGGCCCCGCGTGACTGGACGCCCGCGGGCCGCCGTTCCGccaggattttttttttcttccacgGTGGCTGGTGGACGATTTCGGATAGCTTGCTGCTTGTAAAGCTgtttagtagtttaaataaactatattgaTTTAATATGGAatgtatgtagtatgtaAGATACTGGATAtgaataattactaaagctatttgTTACTGATTGGTGTGTAGTAATTCTGGTTGAACAGATTGTGAGTATAcggtaatatattttttttttactgtaAGCGAACCAGTTATAGCTAATGtttgttctctttctctactactattattataataggttaACATGTAGATACTCAATAGGTGCTTATAACACATGTTGTTGATATTTTGCAGCTGTGGAGGACAAGCCATACTGGTTTCTGCAAGTATATAAATCGGCCTCCACAACCAAACTCAATTGCTGATTCATTGTTACAACCACTGCTTAATAATTCTCAATTACCATCAACTAAACAAGCATTTCCATCTCCAGAATTCTTCGAAATTGCTAAGCAAAAACACACGTCAGACAAAACTGATAAACGGTAAAAGAGAAGCGAAAactaacaacaacaacaatggtCTAGACCCTCCAGAATTCTCACGATCGCACCGATCATCTGCTCGTTTATAACTGCTGCCTGATGCcggcttttcctttttccacgAGATGAATCAAACACACGAGGCGGGCGAGCGGCATATGGGGCCGCCGCTAATTGACGTGTGGGTGCGGATGAGTCCACTTACACTAAAAACTGCAACGCACGTAAAGAGTTGAAGACATCGTGAAGCGTGGGGCTTGATGGCAGACAAAAAAGACGAAAGTATTGAAGCATtgaaaagtataataaataacctGGGAATTGACAGTTttgaaaaaaattgaaaagaaatATCATTATTGAATACCATCTACCCGTTCTACTCCTTTCCCAAAACTCATATCAGTCAGCCTATTCACACGCCATCATGGGTTCCAAGGAAACAGTCACCGACAAGACATTTCTCAACACGAGCACCCCAAATCTCTTTTCCTTGAGAGAAAGAACCATCATTGgcaagtctttttttttttttttttttgtcttgtttgtCCATCAACTCAATCCTATCATATCCTAACATAGCATAAAAATTCACACAGTCACCGGCGCAACCGGCGGCCTCGGTTCCCAGCTTACAAGAGCAATCCTCGAATCCGGCGGCGATGTCATCGGCATTGACCGCGATGAGATTCCACCAGCAGCTACATGGGGTGAATATAACACAAACACAACCAATTCAAACTTTGTTAGCTAGCAACAACAAGAAATAAACTAAACAACAAACACCTCCAGAACCTCTCCAGACCCTCGCCAAATCACTCTCCCGAAACCTCACATACCACGCCTGCGACATCACCTCCCCGTCCCAAGCCACAGCCGTCTTCGAAACAGCCGCTGCGCAAGTCCCCTTCCCTCTGCGCGGCCTGGTCAACTGCGCTGGCGTGGGCACTGTGGGCGACTCGGTCGACTATCCGGAGCGTGAGACTAAGTGGACGCTGGATGTGAATCTGGCGGGGAGCTTGTACGTGGCGCAGGCGGCGGCCAAGGTGGTGAGGAAGCAATTTGTGGAGGGGAGGAATGGAGGGGAGGGAGCGAGTTTTGTGTTTGTGGCGAGCATGAGCGGGTACATTACCAACAAAGTGAGTTTTGAGTTGAGCTGAATTGTCTTTGCTCTTTTGTTTACAACTTGTCTCGACCAAtatcaagagagagagagagagagacgagagCCAAAAGACCAAACATTTAACATCGCCACAGGCCACTCCCACAGCCATCTACTCCGCCTCCAAAGCCGGCGTCCACCAACTCACCCGCTCCCTCGCTGGCGAATGGGgctcctcgccatcatcagaATCTCCCGCCATCCGCGTCAACTCCATCAGCCCCGGCGTCATACACACGCCAATGACGCGAGACGTCCTCGCCCACAAGGAGTGGACCGCGGTGTGGGAGCAGGAGGCGATGCTCAAGAGGATTTCTGGGCCGGAAGAGTATCGCGGCGCCGTGGTGTTTCTGCTGGCGGATGCGAGCTCGTATGTTACTGGGGCGGACTTGCGGGTTGACGGAGGATCGACGGGGTGGTGAATACATAGATAGACAAGCagaaagagatggaagaataataaatagaCTTTATGCCATGTTTGGTTTATCTTTGTCTTCCGAGGAACAAGCAGCGTTCTAGCCTCGAAATCTTCTTCATtgtatcatcatcaccatcaactcTCACCAGCACCTCTTGTCCCTCGTATTACCGGCTGTCTCCTCCAATACAACACCTTTCCGAAACTCCCCATCAGCAACAaactccagcagcatcaccagtAACTTACCCGTAAATAAACCCCCACATACAGCGCCAAAAGCACCGCATATCCAATACTCTTGATCATCTCAAAGCCAATTGACCAAATGTTTCTCCCATATCATAGCAACTTGAACAGGCTGTATCATATTCTCGCTAACTGCAGAAGCccgaagatgacgaaagCAAGATATGTAGTAGGTAATACAATATGACCTCGCCCAAAGTGTCCACTTCGCTCGCGTTGTTGGCCAATAAAAGTCTTGTAGCGTTATGGGGCTTGCTCGTGTGCTCTGATATGGAGTCAAGCTGCATTTATCGAGTCAGCATTACCACAAATTATACGTATcaaaaacagaaaagaacaaacttCAATGTCGTCTCAAGATTTTAAACCCAAAAACATATTCCATCTACATCTCTGCCTCAGCCAGCCGCAACAgacataataataatacacaCATCCTTAGAACCAATCGTATATCAAACCCTGCACACACGCACATACACGCAAGCCATCCCACCCCTATTTCCTTTCCTATTCCACCCAGATTCCATCCCATTCATCTCAAATTCATACACTGGCGTATACTCGTATTATCCATTTCAGTCTCTCTCATGCTCGAACAAACTCATACATATAACCTGTCCCCAAAGTTTATCTATATAGATCTAGTCCTTGACATCAGCTCCGTATTCCGTCCCCagcctcgtcatcgtcgtcatcatcttcaatgctGGTTCTCCGCTGGGCCTCTTTGACTTCCACCGCCCTCTTCTCAGGCTCCTCGTCCCTCTCTTCCGCCGCTCGTGCATCAGCATCACCCTTTGGCTcgtccttgtccttctcgGCTCGAGAGCCAAAAGGCCACAAGCCGCTTAAGCCTCTACTACTTTCTCTAGGCGGGTGTACGGCGAGAGGCTTCAACACCACATTGTCTTCATCTTGTCCCTCTCcgcccttctcttcttctgccatggcaaaatctccaaattcctcttcgtcgtcatcagagtcatcatcttcaagacCACCTCCACTTCTCCTCTCAACAACGCCTCTCCACCACGCTCCACGGCCCAGGTTAGTTGACATGTCATCTAAGTCATCATCCAGTTCTTCagcctctccatcgccaaatgGATCTTCGAGAttatcgtcgtcgtcgtcgtcatcgttgtCATCATGAACAGTGGCCGATGAGGCCTCCTGTGTCTGCTGGTTATTCTTCTGGTGCATAGCGAGCCGAGCTGCAAGCTGCAGCCGAGCTCTTGAAGGCGGAATATTCAaaggaggaggcggtggaggCGGAGGTGGGATAGACGGCGGTACCAACGATCCCTGATTCAGTGGGTCAGTATAAGCTCGAAACTAGGCCTCTGGCATCAGCAAAACAAAGTTTCCACAAGCGAGCAAGAGGAAATGGAAATGCAGGAGAGGGCGGGAAGAGAAGGTGGGAAAATTGAGCGTTGGCAGTTAGAATCAAGTCCCTAAGGCTGACAAATGGTCCATGATGATAACATCTCCCTTTCATCCCTTGAGCCAGACATCTCGAGACAATGCTGCAAAAAACAATGACATCTTCCAAATTCGCTTCCCTGAgctttttgttctctctctttctctcgctcTCAGTGTGCTATCCACAAAAAGAGAATTGCAATCCGCTCGGGGCATGATACATCATATTTCCATCTTATCcacaaaaagaataaaaaaaaaaaaaaaaactcccttGGTGCccatataatatttaatgcTCTCCTAGTTCTTCCTCAGCCGCCGTTCTCGCCAACAGTACCGAGAGGTACTCCAGCTCAAATTGGTCGAAATTCTCTGGCTCTGCACCGCCTGAGCCAGAGATGTTTCTCCCCGGTGCAGCCGAGGCTCTAGGAATATCGGCGGTGGTATCATCATCCCCATCATCCTCATTAAAGCGGAAGACGgtcgcctcctcctcttcctccttctaAGAGAAATCTAGTCTTCTATTTGAGCCACCTTCGCCAGGCCCCCTCCTTGTCATCCACCCTCCCTCTTCAACTACCATGATGTCTTGATGCGGTTGGTCAAGGTCAACATCAGCTTCCAAGCCAGGTGTTCCATCTGGTGTACTCGATCTGATAGGTTCGGGAGACATCATGACAACATCCTCGGGTGAATGCGTCATACCCATTGTCGCCTCAGGAGACTCGTTGCCGTGCTCATCGGAGGAATCATAACTTACCTCTGAATTcacgtcttcttcgtcgccgtcgccctcatcgtcttcttcgtcgctaCTACTTCCAAATCCAGACATCAGAGTACCGGCGCTGATTGAAAAGGGGCCAATCCCGTTACCATCTCCTTCATTCATCTCCATGCCCCCGTTGAGGCCAGCCTCTGCCAAGGCATTGGATGCACTGACCGTGTTTCCAAGACCTGAGAAGCCGATGCCGCCCAATCCATTGCCGCCGAGGCTAGTCCGGTGCCCTAGAGCCACCTCAGGTCGGACACCGCCCAGAATTGCATTATCTCGCTCTCTTGTTTCTGCCAGAGCACCCTCTACGTAATTGATCCAATCTTGGCTCATAACCTTGTCAAGGACCATCTCCGATAGAAGCTCAGGGGGGTGGCGCTCGGTGAACTTGACAACCTCTTCTGCGATGAGCGTGAGATGGCCCATGTATCCCATACGGGTCTTTGACTTGGCCTGAGACTCGTCGCTAGCCTGTTGGcccttgatgatggcggtAGTGATGTCGGCAGCTTCAAACAGCGATACGGCTAATGTCGGGTTGAAACCGCGATCCATAGGACCGTTGAATACTTGTTGCACAATGTCGTACACGACGTTATGCAGAAAGTTGTTCCAAGGGTAAGCGAAAAAGAAGGACTATTTTAATGTTAGTTTTGTAATTGCGGctgttttgggggggggggggggggggggggaggggggaatcAGACTCGGCCACACATACCAATATCGTCGGGACCACGCGATGCTCAACGAATTGCATCTTGAGAAAATCGCCCACTACAGGCTCAAGCGTCTCCGCGGGGCCCTGGAAGGGCGGAACAGCATTAACCTCAGGCTCTCCTGGCTGTGCCTCAGCTACAACAGCGCCAGCTTCAGAGCTGTGTGGTGGCTGCTGTACGCCAGAATCAGGAGCGAGAGGTACCGAGAAAAGAGGGGCCGGGGTATCTTCAGGGTGAGGGGATAGGCCGCGGGATTTCTCGATATCGTCGGGAACCAATTCGTCAACACTGGTATTGGCTGTACCATCTTCCCTGGGCAGCGGTGACGGCTGTAGCCCAGGCTTTGAAGATTCGGCGTCGGCAGTTTCGGTTGGCTCAGAAAGAACAGGTTTGGCTGGCTCAGGTGTCTCAATTATGATGGGCCCGGAAAGAACCGTTGAATTCGTCAGAGgttgttcttcttctgcctcagCCGTGTTTTGTCCCTCGTTAGTAGCAGGAGTTTCCTCTGCCTTTGCCTGCGCAAGCTCGGGAGCCTTGGCTTTGGTAGGCGAGAGTGGCGCAACAACAAGATCGGGCTCTTCGAAACGCTGCTCGTTAATCTCTACAGTATTTACTGTTAGCCGAGGAGAGCTCAGCGGCTCATCAACAaattcgtcctcgtccttttcgaggaaagaagatgaggatagATTCGCAGAATGAGCAATATCATCTTCGGCCTTGATAAATTCGTGGGAAGTATCATCGTTCATTTCACTGGTAGGCTCCACTTCCTCAAacccatcatcatctgcgTTGGTGACTTCCAGTCGGCGGACTTCCTCGTGGTGGGCTGGATGAGGAATGCGCATCGTCAAGTCGTCAGCAGACGACTCATCTTCTCGGGTGATGAGCT contains the following coding sequences:
- a CDS encoding uncharacterized protein (EggNog:ENOG41), which produces MADKKDEITGATGGLGSQLTRAILESGGDVIGIDRDEIPPAATWEPLQTLAKSLSRNLTYHACDITSPSQATAVFETAAAQVPFPLRGLVNCAGVGTVGDSVDYPERETKWTLDVNLAGSLYVAQAAAKVVRKQFVEGRNGGEGASFVFVASMSGYITNKATPTAIYSASKAGVHQLTRSLAGEWGSSPSSESPAIRVNSISPGVIHTPMTRDVLAHKEWTAVWEQEAMLKRISGPEEYRGAVVFLLADASSYVTGADLRVDGGSTGW